Proteins encoded by one window of Hyla sarda isolate aHylSar1 chromosome 13, aHylSar1.hap1, whole genome shotgun sequence:
- the MCRIP1 gene encoding mapk-regulated corepressor-interacting protein 1 has product MTSSPVSRVVYNGKRPTSSTRSPSSSDIFTPAHEENVRFIYEAWQCVERDLRNQVSGVDRGLVEEYVEKQPSNNLKSFKPVDLNDLKRRSAQDPKKS; this is encoded by the exons ATGACCAG cTCCCCGGTGTCTCGCGTAGTGTATAACGGAAAGCGGCCAACGAGCAGCACGCGCTCTCCCAGCAGCAGCGACATATTCACCCCAGCTCATGAGGAGAACGTGCGTTTTATCTACGAAG CGTGGCAGTGTGTGGAGCGGGACCTGAGAAACCAAGTATCTGGTGTAGACCGTGGACTTGTGGAAGAATATGTGGAGAAACAGCCAAGCAACAACCTGAAAT CTTTTAAGCCCGTTGATCTCAATGACCTGAAGAGGAGAAGCGCACAAGACCCCAAAAAATCCTAA